A DNA window from Chiroxiphia lanceolata isolate bChiLan1 chromosome 6, bChiLan1.pri, whole genome shotgun sequence contains the following coding sequences:
- the LBHD2 gene encoding LBH domain-containing protein 2 produces MTEVMNTREPVMEEFALSQTPEEEGGPSSQAFPDSREKYPKLSKRLPSIVVEPTESGEVESGELRWPPEDLKSAEDKGLHGDQRVCVQQQQQQQMDLEDTLAHPAQEVEDSTDTLESRTEEHE; encoded by the exons ATGACAGAGGTGATGAACACACGAGAACCAGTGATGGAGGAATTCGCACTCAGCCAGACTCCTGAGGAAGAAGGAGGCCCTTCAAGCCAG GCCTTCCCAGACTCACGTGAGAAGTACCCCAAGCTGTCCAAAAGACTGCCTTCGATCGTGGTGGAGCCGACCGAGTCCGGGGAGGTGGAGAGTGGGGAGCTGCGCTGGCCTCCTGAGGACCTGAAATCAGCAGAGGACAAGGGTCTTCATGGTGACCAAAGAGTCtgtgtccagcagcagcagcagcagcagatggatCTGGAAG ATACTTTAGCACACCCAGCTCAAGAAGTGGAAGACAGTACAGATACCCTGGAAAGCAGAACTGAAGAGCATGAATAG